The Dehalococcoidia bacterium DNA window GTTCGTGCCTCCCACGCGCTCGGCGAACCGCTGCGCCGTACCTTCGAGCATCGGTCCACGCCGGTTTCAGCAGCAGCCCGATTCAGTCCAGTATAGAACATTTGTACTGAACTGACCAGCGACAAAACGGCGACGTTCGCGGGCCGGCGCGTTGTGCCCTGCCTCCGTGGCGGCAATCATGATAGGGGTGGCCCCGTCGCCGGGTGACCCGCACAGCGAGGATTCGAGATTGGCGCGGCTGAGCGACCTTGCCGTTGACGCGTCCTGGCGCGCGGCGCATCCGGGCGCGATCATCGGGCTGCTGGCGCTGGGCGCGATCGAACCCGGCGACCAGCGGCCGTTCGCCGCGCGCCGGGCGGCGCTCGCAGAGGAGTTGCGGCAACGCTTGGCCGGCAAAAGCCGCGCCGATCTGCTGGCCGAGCTGCCGGCCCTGCGGGCGTATGCCGACTACTATCGCCGCTTCAAGAAGACCTACCACGTACTGCTGCAGCTCGAATCGGTCGCCTTCAAAGGCCGCCCGATCGCCGGTCCCGGCCCGCTGGTGGAGACCGCATTCATGGCCGAGCTGCACAACCTGCTGCTCACAGCAACGCACGATCTCGACATGCTGGCGGCGCCGCTGCGCCTCGCGGCGGCGGACGGCACGGAGCGCTACGCCGCGCTCGGCGGCCAGGTTGCCGAAGCGAAGGCCGGAGACATGCTGATGGCTGACGCGGCGGGCACGGTCTGCACCGTGATCCACGGCCAGGCGGCGCGTGGCAGCGTTTCGACCGCCACAAGCCGGGCGCTGTTCGTCGTCTATGCGCCGCCCGCTATCGCGCCGAGCCTGGTGAGCGCACACCTGGCCGAGATCGAGACGCTCGTACGGCTGTTTGCGCCCGGCACGGAGCGCGAGGGCCAGGACGTGATCGGCGCAGGCTGAACCGCGGCACGCAGGCTCAGGCGATGTGCAACACGGCTTTGCCGGCGATCTGTCGGTCCATCAGCGCGGCGAGGGCGGGACCAGGCTCGCGCCAGTCGGCCTCCAGGGCGATCTGCGGATCGAGTTTGCCGGCGGCGATCAGCTCCGCCAGGTAGGCGAGCGCCCGTGACCCGGCGCCGGGTTCGCGCTGCAACTCGTGGAAGAGATTGAATCCGTACAAGCGCACCCCTGGCCGGCGGCGCATCTCGTTCGCCGTGATCTGCAGCGGCTCACGCGAGGAGTCGCCGAAGGAGACGATCAGGCCGTCCTGCGCCGCGCGGGCGCAGGCGGCGGCCAGCGAGGCGCCGCCCACCGACTCAAGCAGCAGATCGAACTCCGCGCCCTCGCGCTCGAAGCTGGTCATCACCTCGCTCGCCCCCAACTCGCGCAGCCCCGCCGCGCGGCCGGCGTTCGCCGCAACCCCCGTCACCCGCGCCCCAGCGAGCGCGGCCAGTTGCACGGCGAAGCGGCCCACACCGCCGGCCGCGCCCGTCACCAGCACACGCCGGCCGAGCAGCAGCCCGCCCAGGCGCAGCGCGAAGAACGCCGTCAGCCCGGCGACCGGCAGCGTCGCCGCCTGCGCGAAGCCGACCGCCTCGGGCAGCGCCGCCAGTTGCCCCGTGGGCACGGCGACACGCTCGGCCCAACCGCCGCCACGCGCCAGGCCGACGACGCGCACCCCCGCCGCCGGCCCGCTGCCGTCCGCGGCTGCGCGTGCAACCACCCCGGCCACGTCCCAGCCCGGCCGCGCGCCCGCGGCCGAGCCGCTGAGTCCGCGCACCTCGCCGCGGTTGAGCGAGATCGCCTGCACGGCGATCAGCGCCTCGGCGCGGTGCGGCTCCGGCTCGGCAACGTCCCCCATGGCGACGGGGACATCCGCGCCGGGCGTGGCGACAAGCGCTCGCATGCTCCTGCCCCTTCGTGGGCGCCCGGCTGGCTCAGCCGCGCAAACCGCGCGGGCTCCCGTTCGCCGCGTTCGGTCCGGTTGGAGGATACAAAAAACGTCCCTCCGTCGCGTTCTCGGGCGACGAAGGGACGTGGAAACGGGGCGGATCAGGCGCTCGCCGCCACGGCGGGACGCCAGCGGCGGGTGAAGCGCTCGATGCGGCTGTCCGCGGCGAGGCTGCGCGGCTGACCCGTGTAGAAGGGGTGACAGGCCGAGCAGACCTCGGTGCGAAGCTCCGGCCGGGTCGAGCGCGTCTC harbors:
- a CDS encoding zinc-binding dehydrogenase — translated: MRALVATPGADVPVAMGDVAEPEPHRAEALIAVQAISLNRGEVRGLSGSAAGARPGWDVAGVVARAAADGSGPAAGVRVVGLARGGGWAERVAVPTGQLAALPEAVGFAQAATLPVAGLTAFFALRLGGLLLGRRVLVTGAAGGVGRFAVQLAALAGARVTGVAANAGRAAGLRELGASEVMTSFEREGAEFDLLLESVGGASLAAACARAAQDGLIVSFGDSSREPLQITANEMRRRPGVRLYGFNLFHELQREPGAGSRALAYLAELIAAGKLDPQIALEADWREPGPALAALMDRQIAGKAVLHIA
- the rpmE gene encoding 50S ribosomal protein L31, which gives rise to MNTTKSTLHPTYGPARVQCACGNSFETRSTRPELRTEVCSACHPFYTGQPRSLAADSRIERFTRRWRPAVAASA